The nucleotide window CGCTATTCTACACTTCCACGTGAATCCATATTTGACCGCCACTCCTTTTACCCGTGCAGGTCAACAGAAGTTGACCAAACATTTTGTTTCTCAAAACATAGGGAAAACAAGGTGAAAAACGAAAAGCCAAAAAACAACTAAATATCAGAAACACGCACAGAAAAATAAAAATATGAAATGCAGAGAGAGTGCCCAACACGCAATACATGGCAGCGGCTGGACACACCACTTGGCGTGCTCCTAGGCCGAAAAGGTGCCACTTGCTAGAGCCTCCCAAAGGGGTAACGGTTGGTTAGTTGCTCTCTAGAATTGGAGGTCCCATATTTGATCGTCATTCTGTTGAAAGGACCAGCAAAGGCACATGGGCGGTGTCATAGTCTAGGCCCTATGGCAGGCAAGGCACAAGGAATTTTTCTTGAGGTTTCGTAGTTGTTTTTTCGAGCGTTTTGTTGCGGTGGGATATTTTCTACTTCTTCCTTTCTCCTTCTCTATATCATCTTTTCTTTTAGTATTTATCTTGGCTAAAAAATGTTATTTAAAATATATTGACATTTAAATATGTTCGCAttttatttgaaaaatgttgaaaaaTTTCATAGAACTATCAAAATTTCTAAAAAAAATTCAAGAAGTATAAACATATTTACGGTTTTTAAAATTTGAGAAATTATTTAAATTTGGGAGCATttttttagaaaattaaatatTTTAATACTTTGCGTTTATATATTCAATAGGGAAAAATCCATTCGAAGGATGGAGCCATGAACTGCCAAATGAGCCTGGCCATTGGGAACATTTTGTGTGTTTCCCCTCCAATTTAACACAATAAGCTTCAAATAGGAGGTCCGTTTTCCATCAGATCCGGCACATGAAAAGTGGGCCATAGCACGACACGAATACGATGGGCCAGTCTGATATCGCTATTTTGGTCTGATTCTTCTTTAATTCAAGAGAATGAATATCCAGGGTGATCAAGGTCAACATTTAGTACTATTTTGTTTTGAGAAAAATGGGCCATGGACATAACTCATCTAACATGTCAAAAAAAATCCAAATGTACAACATAGAAAACAAATAGATTAAATTATGTGGCCTTGAATTTGACCTATCGTCAACATATTTATCTTTTTGGTTTCCGAGTTACATTTCAATTCTGGGGTTCACATTTTTTAAATATTGCATACTTAGTTGAAACAATGGAGACTTGGCTAAAGTTGTACAACTTTTGCAGTGTCATGAGAAAAATGAAAACACCCACATCCTCTCCCTATGTCATGGAAAGCACGCATGACTATCATACAATGTTAACGACATGTGTAATTTTCTGAGATGGTTGAAGTGTCGGAACTGAAAAAGGGTATCATAGGCATGCTAGTAGCAGAATGTCGGTCTGGAGGACGGGCTCCAGGGAGGCAAGGAAAGAAAGGTTTGAAAATATTAACTTTTATAGCtcaaaaattctgatttttttacACGTACATATAAATGTGTAGTCAGTGGCAGATCCAGAACCCAGGTCGGGGGGGCTTGGGCCCAGGGCGTGAAGGTTAAGCACTTCTTTCACTGTAgcatactccctccttttcggtttataaagctcaattcaaaaatctcaccaactaaggtagatgatgagtgatGGAATATTTTTTATAGTTTGCAAAAGCATCCAATTAATGCTCTTATTtttctcaaaaaattatgtttaccaatgcattaattgcaatgcatgcatgcataaagtgcatgcattggtcagttttctcttaatacttgcatgcaatgatttaatgcatcttgaagtctgaacatgtgatgcggaacaaccaaattgagccttataaaatggaaaaactaaaattttaagataagccctataaaccgaaaaggagggagtattgGGCATTGTTTCGACACTGTAGCAGAAATGTAGCAGCTTGGGCCTGGGGCTTAGCCTAATCCTGACTCCGCCCCTGTGTGTAGTATATCTGTGTGAAGTTTCGTCAATATACATATTTGTATGTGATGTATAAAAATAGACAAACAAAAATGGGCTTGCTTTTTGTTGTTTTGGGCCGGATTTTGTCTTTAATTTGGGTGGCGTATAATatattgtactccctccattccttaGGGCCTGTTCGGAGGCTCCCCAGCTTCTCAAAACTCTAGAAAATCAGCTTCTACTCCTCGCTTCTAGCTTCAGCTAGCGATCCCAGGAGCGTTCGGCTCGATCTGCAGCTTCTCCCGTTGCTGCAGCCCAATTGGGAGGGGATGTGGCCTGTTACGCGTACGTTGGGCCGGCTGGACGCATCCCAATTAGCCGGGTACCGGTTCGAGCGAGGCTAGCGTAACGCTTCGATCGATCCTTTTTCTATTTGACGAGGGGATGCAGCGAAGCGTTTTCTTTAGCGGTGGCAGTTCGCTGTAAATTGAGGGAACTTCACGCTTCACGTTTTGGTGGAGCTGGGCCGGACGTGCTTCTCGTTTTTACACTACGGGAACGAGCAGTTTCGTGAATTCAGCTTCTCGGGCTTCAACCGTTCTGGACAAATTCATCTGGGAAGTTTTGGAAGCGTGGAGCTGGAAGACATTAGAACAGGCCCTTAATATAAGACCTTTTAGCTTTTTCTTGATTCGTATGTATCTAGACACATTTAGTACGTATGTCATTCATTTTaggggtcgcgctattcgtcaccctgtgtgaggaatagttattcttcacccccctctattttaccatcaatgcaccgtaaatttacgtttcgtaaattttgtcttattttcgacgtaaaaagagaccgcaagaaaatatataatcatcgtaaaagaaattatgttatgtaaaattacaaacgtcaaaacatagtgtaaaatatacataaactgcaaattttcttgtcttatgacctatatttttattttcttatgccaatttttacgtagtgaatcaacaGGAATGTACTAATTACTTGAATTTCAAATGTAATTTAATTATAAagtgatcgtaagattacctcagGTGAAAAATAACTTATTCCGCACCCTGGCTGATGAATAGCATCACTACTCATTTTAGTATGTATATAGTCAATATTTTGAATTACCTAGAAGGTCTTATATTAgagaacagagggagtattatttAATGAAATTTTACAGGTGCATGGAGAACATCCATATGTACTTGAGACAAAATTCATTTTAAAGGAAATTCAAAATACCATTTCCTGATTATTAAAAAAAACTACGATCCATGGAGCCTAGGTGCGAAAAGGCTCAAAGCGTTGCACTTGCTAGTAGGCACTAATGCATAATGCATGTGGTGCCATGAGGAAGTTATACCCATAGCTTTATATGAGTGATACAATTGCGATCAAATGCTCCTTTCAGACTTGttattcattttaattaattacaCCCTCCAACTTAAAAAAATTCTTATATTAtaagacggagggagtagtattgaTATCTAATTGAGCGACTAGTTTTGTGCAACTAGAATAAAATAGGATAACGCCCTCTTGGAACAAAATTATGACAACAAAAAAGGTACTATCTCGAGACATTTATTTTGAAACCAAGGGAGTGACATACTATAACATATGACATGGACAATGGTGGTATGAAAACTATGAGGCAATGCTAGTCATAGTATATCTATTGGGTCCACCATCTCTATTGTTCTATTTTGTAGTTTATTATCCTTGAGGCTTTGAAGCGAATGAAACTATGCCAATATCCTACTTACACGGACTCTAATCAGCGAGGTAATTCACTAGTTTGTGCACATTACTTTGGGGTTTTTTTCTCAAATATAAAATGGCACGCTTCTAGACATGTTGGAGAAACAACACGAAAAAATTGAAAAAATAAAATCTTTGCTGTACATTTCTCCTTACAAAGGATTCACGAATCACATCACAAGCACTCTAAAACGGtaacaaaaaactactaaaatcATCATCAAACTGACGCCTAATCATGCACAATCACCGCCAACACTTCCGGCTCCTGGGCATCTCGCCTCTCCAACCTCTGTGTTTCTCCGGCTTCGATTACCTCCAAGACCTCCCTCAGCACGCGCTCCTCGTCCACCGAGAGCCCCTCCATGGCctcctccagctgcgccaccagCTCCGGATCAAACACCGCGCGCTCCACGTGCTCTGCGGACTCGGGCGGTGCCGTCGCCACGCTGCCGAACTTGGGCGTGACGTAGGAGCCCGGCGAGAACATCTGCCCGCCGCCGAGCAGCCAGTCCCTCAGGCTGCCGGACTTGCTGAAGTCGAAGCCCGGCGTCGCGCTCAGCTCGCCGAGCTGCCTCGCCCTCGCCCGCCTCTTCGCGCCGCCGGGCGCCTCCCCTAGTTCCGGACCGCTGCTCGCTGTGGCTATCGCGTCTTGCTCCGTGGAGCTGCTCTGCGGCGGCGGCTCCACGGACGCGTCTGGCTCAGGTGCTGGTGCTGGTGCAGGCTCCGCTTTCACCGGCGAGCCGCACCGCGACACCAGCGCGTCGAACTCCTCCAGGGTGCGGAAGCTGACCGCCCTTCCGGCGGCGCCATCGTATGCGCACCGAGGCGACGAAGCTTTGCCGCCGTCTGGTTTCCGATCATCGCCCCGCTCCTCGGCGCCTTCCGGTGCGTTCTCCTCCTCCAGCCCGGCGAGAAGGTCAGACACGTTGATCGTCTCGATCTGCTCGGCGGCGTCGACCTTGCTCGTCCTGGCGGCGGAGCTGGAGGTGCGGAGGAGGGCGAGGAACTGGTCGCCGTTCCTCTTGGAGTTGGAGAGGATGATCTCCTCGACCAGGCTGCTCCTCTGGAGCCCCTGGCCGGCCTTCCCCCGCAGGCTCCCCGACCTGCTCAGCACCTTGGAGGAGATGCACCCCATCGCTCCTCGGTCTCTCGCTCCCagcaatcaatcaatctatctataTATCTCAAGAGTTCCTCCACACGCAGCTGCTCCACAGATGCTCTCTCAGTTCGTTTTGTCTGCGAACCATTACGTATCTTAAGGACGACAGGCTGCCAAATCATATGAAGTTTGTAATAGATAATAAGAACGAGAAGAATTACCCGGGTTCTTGGAAAGATTCTCCCCGTTGCTCTCCTCGATTCTAGCTTGAGTTGCCAAGCGGGGTGGCGATTTGTTGCAGAGTAAGATTAGCGCCGGGGCAGCACATGCAGAGCACCGGGCAAGGATCCGATCATGGCTGACTAATGGCCGCCGCAATTAAGTACGGGATGGCCGGAGGGTTCCAAATGGCCGCGGCTGCCGGCTGCGGCTGCCTCTCGTGGGCTTCGAGTCAGCAGAATGGTTTCTTAGTTTAATTCATGGATCAGCAATTGTGATGCCACGGACCTATCCGCGCCACGCCACCAACCCTAGTTTGAACACCAGACGTTTTTTCTTTAATAATGTAACACCAGACTGTGGTAGTGCCGTGGCGAGCCGCAGGAATCAGCCTTGGTTTTGCCGGTTATTAGCAACGATGCCATTATGCATAAACATTGCTTTGCTCTTCATTAGTAAGTGGCATTGTTGGGGTTTATGTCTGAATCATGGGTGGGTGTTGACGCCAGGTACCGGTGCACACCAGATGCCGCCGTCTGGTCATGAGGAGTGGGCTCCGCCAGGAGAAAAGTTTGGGCATGCCGCGGGAGAACGGACGGGAGGCATGGGGAAAAAGTCGTCCGCGTGGCGGGAGCGCCAACTGTGACCGGATATCTGCCGTCCGTTGGTCGTTCGACGGCCCAGGATCTGACGGGGTCGTTGGAGCTCACGCTTCCCCTGCCCACCAACAACCCTGGCCAGGCCACACATACGCGTCGCCACCGTACGTCAATTCAGACCCCAGACATTGCCCGTTGATTGCCGATATCTTTCCACCGCATTATTGCTCTGAAAAATCTTTTGTAATGCCTATTTCACCAAAGAAAACAAAATTAACACGAAAACCTTGCCGGTCCACGAAAtctcgtggtcaaggccagacaAGCTCAACATTTTCCAAACGGGAGATGACAAGTGAGCACGCCATTGTTGGGGAGCGTAAACACCATCCGTCCACTGCGTAAACTAGTGAGCCATGAACCGTTGGTTAGCTAGCCACGTACATTTGAACGCCTAGGGGTAGCATCCGAGGCAACAATCTCCTCAAATGGAGCGGCCCTTCTCACGGGCTCCAAGAGGGTGGAGTTTGTTCTAGATCGATGATGTCTTCTCTCTTCAGTCTACATTTTGAATGTGAGAGAGGTATGGCCTACAAGTAGGGTTTGTTTGTGCCATACAAACTTTTAGCACATTTTGAACTAAGCATAGTTTAGGTTCTTTTGTGGTTAAACCAGTAAATTAGGGTTCTAAGTCATAGACTTGGCAGGGGTGCTCCCACATTTCATGTATTTTTGCAAGCATTTCGACGCCAATCTCTTAGTAGTATGGCGTGCTCGTCGACTATGTGGTATTGGGTACAGTGTGCATGCACGCGTGTTATGATAGCCGGTGTCTGTACTATGTTTCTCACATAATTTTTCATCCTCATTGGTCTGATAGTATATCATAGTAATGCCTTTTTTGGGGGGTATATCTTAATAGTGCCTAGTCACTATAAACCGCTATAAACGGCATCCACCCACACGCATTCCATATGGACCAGGCCCAGTAGTGCTATAACGGCATTTGCTTCCGCACGTCCCATATGGCTCAGGCCCAGTAGCGCTATAAATGGCATTCACCCCATAAGCCGCACCTACTAGCGCATGCTGGCTCAGACAATTTTTACgtgatattattatttttttggattttttccACACAAAAAATATAGTTTCTATTTTCCCCTTGTTTAATTTTATATATTCCATATTTATTTATCTTTATTTGTAGTAACCACATGAGCATTTTTAAACATGTGACATTTTTTTATATCTatattaatgtaatttaaaaagTGTGAAActgcatgaatattttttaagaCGTGAACAtcttaattttttttaaaaaacattACATTAAAATAATTTTAAATTCTTTAATAATTTGAATTACGTAATGTTAGAAAGTAAGGCCAATTTCTAGAAGTATACAATCTTTTTAAAATATATatatgaacattttctaaaataaATGACTATATATTTAAAATAAGTAACAAAAACTATATATGTATGAATATTTTAATAACACACTGGAATTTTCAAATTTCAATTTGTTTAGATTTTTTGAACAAAATTCTAAGCAGAGTAGAAACATATTTGTGTAAACTGGGCCACATGACCATGGCCGATTAAGCCCATGTTAATTGTTGTGGAGCAAATCATCCTGAAATCAGAGTACGCGTCACTTGTTGGgagttttccttttttttcatagatctatttattcaaaacgttttatctcttaaatcATGCGTCCAAATCTTTAACCGTTTTCACTGTTGGATTCCTCaggtcgagatcttcaaaactagatcttatgttgataggttttgacgaacttctTTTTTACCAAAAAAACTGAACGAAAAAACCGACCCGGGAGCACAGGGTTTTTTTTTTCgaagaggcacgcccgtgcctctcgcaGAAGGTGAAAAGAACAGTAAACACGTTTTTTTccgtttccgaaaggcacggacgcgactctcacgaaagcacaagcgtgcctctcgcggaagcaaaaccatgcctctcgcgaaaggaaaaaaaatagatAACGAGTTTTTTTCGTTTTCAAGAGGCGCGaccatgactctcgcgaaagcacaaccgtgcctctcgcagaagcaaaactATGCCTCTTGCGGAAGAAAAAAAgacagaaaacacgtttttttttcttttccgaaaggcacggccgtgactctcgcaaaagcacagccgcgcctctcgcggaagcaaaaccgtgcctcttgCAGAAGAAAAAAAAGcagaaaacgtgtttttttgtttcccaaaggcacggccgtgactcttgcgaaaacacaaccgtgcctctcgtggaagaaaaaaacagaaaacacgtttttttttcGTTTCCAAAAGGCACCGCCATGACTCttgcgaaagcacaaccgtgtcTTTCGGGGAAGCAAAACCATAACTCCCGTGAAAgaaaaaaatgcgtttttttGCGCAACTTTTTTTCATGATAATTTATTTTGACACAAAAGCTAAGGAAAACCGGTACAAAACCGAAACATTGAAAAAACCATTTAAAAACCGAAAAGGCGTGCGGAAAAAATTTTCTAAAAGGAACGTCGAGAGCGTGACACAAGGCGAATGACTGAGGGCGTGCTAAGTGACGCTGATCGTTCCGTGGCTTtcgaaggagcgctcgttaatTAGTTGCTCTCAAATCATCCTCTTTCCAACCAGAAGCGCCTATTTAGGGTCTGATCACACAGCTACAAGCAGGTCATGGGCCTTTAACAGTTTGCACCTGGCTATGCTTGGTCATTTTTCTTTTCTTGCTTGCTAAAGCTAGGAATGCTTAGTCGTACTCAAGCCAGAAATGCTTAACTATTATCCGCGTCCCAGTGCGTAATTATTCTATTATGGAACAGGGATGAGCTAGTTTTAAAGCCCATGGGAAAGTGGTTGGATCAAATACCTTACCTAGTGGCTAATATTGGAAAGGGGTAGCATTATCCATATCGAATTCATGCTTCAGCCAACTCATTCAAAAAGTCTAAACTGATGGAGATATTGTGTTAGTACggtcttgaactcaagacctcttgGCTCTCATACCATATTGAATCCATGGTCCAATCAACTC belongs to Triticum urartu cultivar G1812 chromosome 7, Tu2.1, whole genome shotgun sequence and includes:
- the LOC125520262 gene encoding uncharacterized protein LOC125520262; amino-acid sequence: MGCISSKVLSRSGSLRGKAGQGLQRSSLVEEIILSNSKRNGDQFLALLRTSSSAARTSKVDAAEQIETINVSDLLAGLEEENAPEGAEERGDDRKPDGGKASSPRCAYDGAAGRAVSFRTLEEFDALVSRCGSPVKAEPAPAPAPEPDASVEPPPQSSSTEQDAIATASSGPELGEAPGGAKRRARARQLGELSATPGFDFSKSGSLRDWLLGGGQMFSPGSYVTPKFGSVATAPPESAEHVERAVFDPELVAQLEEAMEGLSVDEERVLREVLEVIEAGETQRLERRDAQEPEVLAVIVHD